TCGCGAAGCATAAGGAAGAGTACCTTGCGGACGGAGTCGTGCACCTGCGCCTGGCCCGCCAAGGCGAGTTCGGGATGCAGCGGCAGCTGCGGATCGTGAAGATGCGCGGCACGCGTCACGACACGGGGTACCACGCACTCGTCTTCGACAACGGGTTCAAGGTCACCCGGATCATGGCGTGAACGGGTTCAGTCGCGGACGACGAACTCCTCGACGCGGTCCTTGGCCTTCTCGCGCGCCTCGTGGTGCTTCTTCAGGAACGGCCTCACGAGGCCCCACAGCTCCTGCTTGCATTCCCCGCAGAGACGCTCGCCGGACCGGCAGGTCCTTTCGACCTCGGCCAGGTGAGCGTCGTCCGGATCGAAGATATACTCGTAGAAGTTGAAGATCGGGCAGATATCCGGGTTCGCGCCCAGGCGACGCTGCTCCTCCACGGTCGTACGGCCTCCCGTAAAGGCGTTCTTGATCTTGTGCTCAGCCACCCTCTCCGAATCCGTGGTGAAGATGCTCGATTCGGGGATCGACGCGGACATCTTCGCGGTCGGTCCCTGGAGGCTCATCAGGAGCTTGTTGTGGATGAGCGCCGGTTTCGGGTAGCCGAGTTTCGGCGCGACGTCGCGCGCCACGCGGAAGTGGGGATCTTGGTCGATACCGCACGGGATCAGGACCGGGACTGATTTCTTCGCCAACACGCTCGGCAGAAAGGCCGGGGCGGCCTGGATGCTCGTGTAGAAGATCTCGCCGATGTTGTTCGAGTTGGTGAAACCGAAAACGGCTTGGGTGGTCGAGAAGGTGATCCGCTTTGCCGCCTGCACGGCGATCGGGTACAGCCGGTGGATATACTCCGTGTCGATGAGGATCCGCGTGAGCTTGGGGTCGAAGCCCATGGCGATGATGTCCAGGATGTTGTCATACCCGACCTTGGTCGCCTGAGAGAGATCGTCGAAATCCTTGAACAGGAACTTCTCGTCGTCGGTGATCTGGAAGTAGAGCGTCGCCTTGAACTTCTCCTGGAGCCACCGGGTGAAGAACCAGGGGAGCATGTGGCCGATGTGGATTCCGCTCGAAGGACCTCGCCCCGTGTAGAGGGCGAACGGGTGCCCCTTCTCGAATTCGTCGAGAATCCAGGTCACGTCGCGGTGGCTGTAGAAGATGCCGCGCCGCAGCATGAGGTGGAGGCCACCCGCATGACGCCGGATGCGCTCGAGCAGCTCGGGCGTGATCCGTT
This sequence is a window from Thermoplasmata archaeon. Protein-coding genes within it:
- a CDS encoding tryptophan--tRNA ligase; translated protein: MPEDFVVTPWEVKGSIDYDRLVTQFGTERITPELLERIRRHAGGLHLMLRRGIFYSHRDVTWILDEFEKGHPFALYTGRGPSSGIHIGHMLPWFFTRWLQEKFKATLYFQITDDEKFLFKDFDDLSQATKVGYDNILDIIAMGFDPKLTRILIDTEYIHRLYPIAVQAAKRITFSTTQAVFGFTNSNNIGEIFYTSIQAAPAFLPSVLAKKSVPVLIPCGIDQDPHFRVARDVAPKLGYPKPALIHNKLLMSLQGPTAKMSASIPESSIFTTDSERVAEHKIKNAFTGGRTTVEEQRRLGANPDICPIFNFYEYIFDPDDAHLAEVERTCRSGERLCGECKQELWGLVRPFLKKHHEAREKAKDRVEEFVVRD